The genomic window TTTCAAGGAAAATTCCTTGGCAGAGACTTTTTTGTCAGGTTTGTGCTCGATTGGTGCGAGGTCGATGAGAAATATGGCGATAGAGTTTATAGGAGCGTTGGTTACGCTAGAGTTAAAGCGCTAGTAGAGGACGACTCAAACGCGATATTCACGCCGTGCCTATACAGGATCTCTGAGGTTAAGCTGCTTGGGGGCGAATGTGATACGCGATTACTGAGGGAGATAGTTTCCTTTAGGGGGAGGTTCTGCGACCATGCCAGAAGAGGCGAACATGTTGTTGCGCAGGGCAAAGTTGAAAAGGTTGTTGAGAATGATGGAAGCGAGTATTACCGGATGGTTTTAGGCGCCAAACCTTCGGACTTCATGATTGTTGAGGGCATGCTATAGCAGCGGCTTCACATAGTCTTTCCCGCGGGCTTCCTGAGAACCTACAAGGACCCTATGGTACTCTTCGCCCCTCTTATTGTCGACGACATGCTCTAGTTTCCCATAGGCAACTATCTTCTCGCCTCTATTAGCTATGCCCGCATAGAGCCCCTCGTAGGAAGCAACCTCACATATATCGTCAACCCGCAGCCCCTCTAAGACCTTAACATCCTCAACAAGGTATTTTGCCGGCATGAAGTCGGATTCCGAATCATCAATAACTGTCGCTGTAATCTTAACCATACCTCTAGGCCTAAAAACCCTCTCGCCATACTTCTCTTTAACCTCACGCTCAAATTTAACTGGGTGCGTCGAGAACGCTGTTCCCCGGAATAATCCAATGTTCCATTTCCTATTCAGCAGCGTTTTAGCCTCCTCATATGTGAGCGGATAAAGCCTCAACTTATTTAGACACCACTCCTCGGCTTTGGCGCCACTGAACCTTTGCAGATCCGCCGCCCTATCGGAGTAGATCCGTGTGAGGGCTTCCTTCACGTGTCTAGAATTCTCCATCCCGTAAACTGTCAAGTCTATGTCTGAGAACGGCTGGTGTATGCCTAAGAGGATCGAGCCAGTCACACCGAAGTTCTCCAGCGGGACTCCGCTCTCATCGGATATTTTGAGGGCTAGGTCCAATGCTTTCCTCTCTAGGGGATCTAACTCCTTCCGCTTAGCTTCAGTCAGCCGCCTCATTTTTTCTTCGGGTTTAAAATGGTAGAGTATTTTCTCGACGGGGACAGCCGACATCTTTATGCCCATAGCATGCGAATAATATAGATATTCCGGATACTGCTCAAGGAACTTAAGGGTATCTATAAGATCAAGCATCGTGTAGCGTCGCATGATCCGACGGAACCTTACGTCGTTCCTACCCCAAAGACCATTCTCAGCTGGAACGTACTTAACGTAAGAGATTACTCTGTTAGGCGGATGGATTGATCCGACAACGCAGAATAAAAAGCGCTCAAGGGTCTGGACGAAATCCCTATCCCTAAACCCGCGCTCCAAGTACACTTTCACCCTTCAAGTACGCTGACAAATCAATAAGACATAGCGGCGACGTATTTAAAGCGATGCTCCCTGCCTAACCTTTTCAGAAAGAAGAAAATAAAAATAATATTATGGTTTTATGGTTTGGATGGCGCAATCCCCTCCGATTAGATATCTTAATAAGGCTTAGGTACAATTGTTTATTGGCTGGTGGTGAAGTTTTGGAGCGGCGTAGGTATGGTAAAACTAACGTTGAGCTCTCAGTTATTGGCTTCGGCGGGATCCTCGTCATGAATGAGAGCCAAGAGTCAGCTAACCGGATAGTTTCCGAAGCTATTGAGAGGGGAATAAACTATTTTGACGTGGCTCCAAGCTATGGTAATGCCGAGGAGCGTCTGGGACCCGCACTTAAGCCTTATCGCAGCTCGGTTTTCCTAGCATGCAAGACCGCTAAACGCGCCAAGAAGGAGGCTTGGGAGGAACTCCATCAGTCGCTTAAACGGCTGTGCACAGATCATTTAGACTTATATCAGCTGCACGGGGTCACAACGCTCGAAGAAGTTAAACAGATATTCGGTGAGGGGGGAGCGATTGAAGCCCTCGTGGAGGCTAGGGAGCAGGGAATAGTTAAATACTTGGGTTTCTCAGCCCATAGCGAGGAGGCTGCCCTAGCCCTCTTAGACCTATTCAACTTCGACAGCGTCTTATTCCCGATAAATTGGGTTTGCTGGCATCAAGGCGACTTCGGGCCTAGGGTTGTTAAGAAGGCTGCTGAGAAGAACACCGCGATCCTAGCGATAAAAACCCTTGCGAAAAGAAGATTAAGAGAGGGTGAAGAGAAGAAGTGGCCTAAATGCTGGTATGCCCCAGTTGAGAGCTTCCAAGAGGCTTT from Candidatus Bathyarchaeia archaeon includes these protein-coding regions:
- a CDS encoding aldo/keto reductase, whose protein sequence is MERRRYGKTNVELSVIGFGGILVMNESQESANRIVSEAIERGINYFDVAPSYGNAEERLGPALKPYRSSVFLACKTAKRAKKEAWEELHQSLKRLCTDHLDLYQLHGVTTLEEVKQIFGEGGAIEALVEAREQGIVKYLGFSAHSEEAALALLDLFNFDSVLFPINWVCWHQGDFGPRVVKKAAEKNTAILAIKTLAKRRLREGEEKKWPKCWYAPVESFQEALMAVRFTLSLPVTSAVTPGHIELLRWMCDAAEMFKPLSKDEEMEIAERSKGLEPIFSSQHH